One window from the genome of Sardina pilchardus chromosome 12, fSarPil1.1, whole genome shotgun sequence encodes:
- the LOC134098240 gene encoding terminal nucleotidyltransferase 5A-like, whose protein sequence is MEESSDSARSECNSPDGENSHLSVLNWEQVQRLDTILTESIPIHGRWNFPTLEMKPRDIVKAVRSRMEERKIPVQEVRLNGSAASHVLHEDSGLGYKDLDLIFCANLKEEAEFQTVKNIVLDCLLDFLPEGVNKDKITPVTLKEAYVQKMVKVCTDSDRWSLISLSNNRGKNVELKFVSSLRRQFEFSVDSFQIRLDSLLLFYECSENPMAQTFHPTIVGESVYGPFVQALEHLRRRLICTRRPEEIRGGGLLKYCHLLARGFRAASPDAMRSLERYMCSRFFIDFPDVGEQRRKLESYLQSHFVGREEGKYPYLSTLHDVVSRSTVCLMGHERRQALELIAALAVRALAEQNALPSAANVTCYYQPAPYVADANFSNYYVAQVQAVYVPHYPPPPPHATHWLPCN, encoded by the exons ATGGAGGAAAGCAGCGACTCCGCACGAAGCGAATGCAACTCCCCGGACGGGGAGAACAGCCACCTCAGCGTGCTGAATTGGGAGCAAGTGCAGCGGCTCGACACCATCCTGACGGAGTCTATCCCCATCCACGGCCGGTGGAACTTCCCGACGCTGGAGATGAAACCGAGGGACATCGTCAAGGCCGTCCGCAGCCGAATGGAAGAACGCAAGATCCCGGTCCAAGAAGTGCGGCTGAACGGTTCGGCCGCTAGCCACGTACTGCATGAGGACAGCGGCTTGGGTTACAAGGACCTCGACCTCATCTTCTGCGCGAATCTCAAAGAGGAAGCAGAATTTCAGACcgtgaaaaatattgttttggATTGTCTACTGGACTTTTTACCCGAGGGTGTGAACAAGGACAAGATAACGCCCGTTACCTTGAAG GAGGCCTATGTGCAGAAGATGGTGAAAGTGTGCACGGACTCGGACCGCTGGAGCCTGATCTCGCTGTCCAACAACCGGGGCAAGAACGTGGAGCTCAAGTTTGTGAGCTCGCTGCGGCGGCAGTTCGAGTTCAGCGTGGACTCCTTCCAGATCCGCCTGGACTCGCTGCTGCTGTTCTACGAGTGCTCGGAGAACCCCATGGCGCAGACCTTCCACCCGACCATCGTGGGCGAGAGCGTGTACGGCCCGTTCGTCCAGGCGCTCGAGCACCTGCGCCGGCGGCTCATCTGCACGCGCCGGCCCGAGGAGATCCGCGGCGGCGGCCTGCTGAAATACTGCCACCTGCTGGCGCGGGGCTTCCGCGCGGCCTCGCCCGACGCCATGCGCAGCCTGGAGCGCTACATGTGCTCACGCTTCTTCATCGACTTCCCGGACGTGGGCGAGCAGCGGCGCAAGCTGGAGTCCTACCTGCAGAGCCACTTCGTGGGCCGCGAGGAGGGCAAGTACCCGTACCTGAGCACGCTGCACGACGTGGTCAGCCGGAGCACCGTGTGCCTCATGGGGCACGAGCGGCGCCAGGCGCTGGAGCTGATCGCCGCGCTGGCCGTGCGGGCGCTGGCCGAGCAGAACGCGCTGCCCAGCGCCGCCAACGTCACCTGCTACTACCAGCCGGCGCCCTACGTGGCCGACGCCAACTTCAGCAACTACTACGTGGCGCAGGTGCAGGCCGTCTACGTGCCGCACTACCCGCCGCCGCCACCTCACGCCACGCACTGGCTGCCCTGCAACTGA